CCCGAACTGTTCAATTTTTGTGTTGCTTTGATGTATTCGGAGTGGCAGGCAGAAAATCCTTCCGCCCGAACATTTTTTTTGATCATGGACGATCAACTCGGCGTTGCCTTTGGATTGGGGCCCCGGCAAAGTACTCGGACTAGGCTTCGAAGCGATGCGACACTTTGCGGGGTGATGTGGCGGCCACTCTGACTGTTGCTTGGTACGACAACTCTCGCTTTATCTGATGCTTGCTTTTATTACCCATATGTTCACTCCATTATAAATATTCTGAAAAATATCTTGACTGTCCAGCATATTATACCACAGGGAAACGATGTAAAGGGGTTTGCGGCAATGATGATGTTGGTCGCAGGAGTGCTGGCAACCTCGTGGGGCCTGCTTGATGTTTGGATCCTGGCTTCCAAACGGTGGACGTCATCCTCGGAATCCTCACCTACCGCGTGTTTACCCGCGGCATGCTGCGAACAGCGGAAAATCAGGTGCGGCAGGGCGCACTTGTCTGGATGTATCGTGGGCGATTCAAATTGGGTATGGACAAACTTTCCTGACACCCCGTATACTGGACACGAATATTGAATTTTTGCAAGGCATACAATTGCATAGCGAACTCGTCTAGGTGCCCCAGATCGCTGGGGGTAACAGGGAATCGGGTGCAAGTCCCGAGCGGTCCCGCCACTGTAACCGGCGAGCTCTCTTTCATCGATGCCACTCGAACGGTCGGCACGGCTGTCAAACGGCTGTGCCCGCGATCGGTTCGCACCGTCGGGGAAGGCGAAAGAGCGTGATGACCCGGAAGCCAGGAGACCTACCTAGTTGCGAGCACACCGCAAGGTACCTTCGAGGAAAAGGTACGGTGTTGGAAGTGGATGCCTGCTGCCCGAGCAGTGGCTGTGCAGGTTTGCCCTGCTTTTGCACCTCAGCCTTTCCGGCTGGGGTTTTTTGTTGGTGGTGTGCGCAGTGTCAAACGTTCAGGCATGCGGGGGACGGCTTAGCACTCGGCAAAGAGGCCTGACGGAGAGGGAGGTGAGACAGATGAGCACCCTGGTGCAAAAATATGTCGCTTTGCAGACAAGTCCTGCAGTCGCCAAAAGCTTATATGTGTTGCAATGGATTCTGCTGATCGCCTGGATTCCGGTTACGCTGTACGGTCTGTTCTTTTCTCCGATTGCCGCGTTGCATGACGCGGTGCACCCGGCCCGCCACGGGGTAACGATCGTGCCCTGCCACTAAACGTTGCCCGACAGTCCCCCGCATGCCTGAGGGTTTGAAAGACCGGTTCGCGCGTGCAGGATGCATACAGAACGTTTGTCAGATGTCAGATTCGGTTCGGTAAAGGAGTTTTTGTTCATGAAAAAATATTGGTTTCGCTTCTCGGTTTTAC
This genomic window from Effusibacillus pohliae DSM 22757 contains:
- a CDS encoding CbtB domain-containing protein produces the protein MSTLVQKYVALQTSPAVAKSLYVLQWILLIAWIPVTLYGLFFSPIAALHDAVHPARHGVTIVPCH